From the genome of Pseudomonadota bacterium, one region includes:
- a CDS encoding OmpA family protein, producing MCRYKLKSLMVAVVGSVGVFLAGNVVAQDQLPKDNGYSDYHKAPRYRESESHPLRVLAYIVHPIGWAARELIFRPLSYFASSTPETRAVMGFREPFDFRTPSCFNSDNNVPDCRTIMPFDYNKPQGEELTSSKVVYFPDVNFDFNKHVLNKLGRAKAHEVAGLLNKEGAVNIVLEGNADSRGGEAYNQKLGMDRADAVKAELVAQGISGETLTTVSFGESRPLFTEQEEWAYASNRRVAVRFEGNGAR from the coding sequence ATGTGCAGATATAAACTTAAATCGTTGATGGTCGCAGTCGTAGGCAGCGTTGGTGTCTTTCTAGCAGGCAACGTTGTTGCGCAGGATCAACTGCCCAAGGATAATGGGTATTCCGACTATCATAAAGCGCCCCGTTACAGGGAGTCTGAGTCGCATCCGTTACGCGTTCTTGCCTACATAGTTCATCCGATCGGATGGGCAGCTCGGGAGCTAATCTTTAGGCCGTTAAGTTACTTCGCGTCCTCCACACCCGAGACCCGCGCCGTGATGGGATTCAGGGAGCCCTTTGATTTCAGAACCCCCTCCTGTTTTAACAGTGATAACAACGTTCCTGATTGTCGTACCATCATGCCCTTTGATTACAATAAACCGCAGGGCGAGGAGCTGACGTCTAGTAAGGTAGTTTATTTTCCAGATGTAAACTTTGATTTTAATAAGCATGTTCTCAATAAGCTTGGCAGAGCGAAGGCGCACGAGGTAGCAGGCCTTCTTAACAAAGAGGGGGCTGTTAATATCGTGCTTGAGGGCAACGCCGATAGTCGTGGAGGGGAAGCCTATAATCAGAAGCTCGGTATGGACCGCGCTGATGCGGTCAAAGCTGAACTTGTAGCCCAGGGTATTTCAGGAGAAACGCTTACAACTGTGAGCTTTGGTGAGTCGAGACCGCTCTTTACCGAGCAGGAGGAGTGGGCATATGCATCAAATCGTCGTGTGGCTGTTCGCTTTGAAGGCAACGGCGCCCGTTAA